The Methanoregula sp. UBA64 genome contains the following window.
GGTCTCTGCATATTTTTCCAGCCACCTGACAATAATCCGCGCGATCCCGGCGATGGCAAACCCGACAAGGATCACCACGACAGCGAAGAGGAGGTTGTCACTCATATACGTATACTTATGACAGCGGCCAGTAAATAACTATGAGATAGCATGGCGACGGGAAAAGAGATCGCGGAGACGCTTCGCGGACTGGTGGACCGGAATATGACTTTCATGCACATCTGCGGTACGCACGAGGCCGCGATTGCACGGACCGGCCTGCGCAGTATCCTGCCGCCGCAGCTCAAGATCGTCATGGGCCCGGGCTGCCCGGTCTGCATTACGCCGCAGGGCGAGATCGATGCAGCGCTCGATCTCGTGGACAAGGACTGCATCATCGCTACCTACGGCGATCTTTTGCGGGTGCCCGGCTCGAAAGGGTCGTTAGAGTCCTGCGGCGGGGACGTGCGGATCGTGCAGGGCGTCCACAAGGCCGTGGAGATAGCTGAAAAGACCGACAAGGAAGTGGTCTTTATCTCGGTCGGCTTTGAAACGACCGCACCCACGGTTGCCGCAACCATCCTCTCCCGCCCGCCCAAAAACTTCTCGATCCTCTCCTGCCACCGGCTCGTCCCGCCCGCCATGAAGTGGATGCTCGAACAGGGCGAGGCAAAGCTCGACGGGTTCGTGCTCCCCGGCCATGTCTGTGCGATCATGGGGTACGAGGAGTACGAGCAGTTTGCGGTGCCGCAGGTCGTTGCCGGTTTCGAGGCCGACGATATTCTCCTTGGCCTGCTCATGCTCGCAGAACAGCTCCGCGAGGGAAAAGCCCGGGTCGACAATGCCTACCCGAGAGTCGTTACCCGGGAAGGAAATGTCAAGGCAAAGAAGATCATGTACGAGGTCTTCGAGCCGTCCGATGTCGAGTGGCGCGGTTTCCCGGTCATCCCGAAGTCGGGGCTGAAGCTCAAGCCCGAGTTCGAGCAGTATGATGCGCAGAAGAAGTTCGATCTCGTGTACAAAAAAGTAAGCAAGCACTCGGCCTGCATCTGCGACAAGGTCCTGCGCGGCATTGCCGAGCCCAGCGACTGCAAGCTCTTCGGGAAGGTCTGCACGCCCCGGACACCGGTTGGGCCCTGCATGGTCAGCCACGAGGGCGCCTGCAAGATCTGGCACATGTACCAGGTAAAGAAACTCTAAAACCGCTTCCGGGGCCCGGACCATCCTTCTCTTTTATAAGGAAGTACACAAGATTAAGTAAGGTAAAATTTGCCTCGGTAGGGTAGTGGACATCCTAGAAGCCTCCGGAGCTTTTGACCCGGGTTCAAGTCCCGGCCGGGGCGTTTTGTTGTTTTTCCGGATCGTTTCCTGTGACCGCAGGTTTTTTCGCGCTGTTCCTGCGGAAGTAAAATGATCCGCAAAAGATCCCGGCAGAACGGGTGCATTTTTTTTAGAAGAATTCTCTTGTACCGGATCCCCGGCCGACAACTGGTGGTGTAAACTTTAAATTACATTAAGTCTCATTGTAGTTACAAATACGCCGGCAGTGCTTGCAAAGAGTACGTGGTACCGGTCCCGGGATGCGGGGGCAAAGGGCCTGTGCGTTACCGCACGACCGGATGCCCGGCACTTCCCGGGAATACCGTTCCCGTACCCGTGCACTGCCGGATCTTCCTGATTACAAAAAAAATCCCTTGGCATGCAGGTTGTCTCACCCATGGTTTCCCGGAGAATTTTATGAAAGCAAAGCTTGGATTTTTGTGCATTTTCCTCGTCGCCCTGCTGGTCCCGTTTGCATATGCAGCGGGTACTGACAGCAGCAGTTCCAGTACCAGTTCGACAAGCAGTAGTACGAGCACCGGTTCGAGCAGCAGTTCGACCTCGAGCATCGATGCTTCCGCGCTCGTGTACGTATCGAATGTCACCCTGTCGCCGGATGTCTTCTTCCCGTACGAACAGGGCACCATTGCCGTTACGCTGACCAATGCCGGTACATCCGCGATGGGTCTCTCCGGCCCGGACATCATCAGCGACAAGGTCCATATCGTAAAACAGGTTGACTGGGGCACCATGACGTATGTTGGTGCCGGATCGACCGTCACCTACAAGTTTGTCGTAACGGTCGATCCACCGGACGGGACGGACTACGCCCTCTTTACGGTCGGCACCAAGACCGGGAGCGCCATCCACTACCCGCTGACGATCAAGGTGGACTCCGATCCCCTGCGGGCAGTCATCGCAGACAAGCCGGATACCTTTTCCCTGGACGGCACATCCAACGTAACGATGAGGCTTATCAACACCCGGGGCGGGATGGTAAAGAACATCGTGATCAGTACCGAAGGCAGCGGGATTGAAGTCACGCCGGTCCAGGCATACGTCCAGTCCCTGGATGCAGACAACTCTGTCGATATCCCCTTTACCCTCACCACCCACCAGGCATCGAACCTGACCTTCGATGTTTCCTACCAGAACGGCGACAACGATCATATGGTAACAGTTGTTCTCCCCATCGAACTGGGAAGCGACAAGACCATTGCCGTACCGGTTCTCAACAACGTTGAGCTGACCAGTAAAGGCGGCTACTACGATATCACGGGCGATATCACCAATGCCGGTATCTCGGATGCCAAAGGCGTGGTCGTAACTGTCGGCGACCCGGCAGTAGCGACCGGCACCTACCCGGAGTACGGCATCGGGAGCATTGCCTCCGATGACTCCGGGAGTTTCGAAGTAACATTCTCGGCCCGCAACCTCTCCGCGGTCCCGGTGATCATATCCTGGAAAGATTCCACCGGGAATAATTATAAGATCACAAAAACCGTCGACCTCTCGAATTCAGCCGGCGCCTCGATAGAATCCGATGGCAGCAGTTCCGCATCCGCGGTCCGGAGCGTTGCCGGGGCCCAGGGCCAGTACAGCAGTGCCTATCCCGGCGGCATGAGCCGTACCGGTTACAGCAGCCGGAGCTCGCCCTCGATCTTCTCCGGCAGCGGCCATGGCATCAGTTCGTTCTACCTCCCGATAGCGGTCGGGATCATCGCGGTGGCAGGTATCGTCCTGTACACCAAACGAAAATGGATCCTCGCAAAAGTAAAAAAACAGCAGTAAGGGGCACGGCATGACCGAGACCCCCCTGATCCGGCTGGCCGGCGTGACCAAGACCTATCACCTGGAGAGCGGGGATTTTACCGCGCTCAGAGATGTCTCGCTCGATATCCCCGAGAACGATTTCGTGGCGATCATGGGCCCGTCGGGATCCGGGAAATCCACGATGATGAACCAGCTCGGGCTCCTGGATGTCCCGACTACCGGGAAGCTCTGCATCTCCGGGAGAGACGTCTCTTTTATGTCGAACCTGGAGCGCACGCACATGCGCCGGGACCTGATCGGGTACATCTTCCAGAAATTCTACCTGATCCCGCTGCTCTCCGCCTACGAGAACGTGGAGTATCCGCTGATCCTCAGGTACAAACAACGGGACACCTCGGGAAAAGCCGCGGAGCTCCTTGCCCGGGTGGGGATCGATGCCGAAATGAGCTTGCACCGGCCCAGCCAGCTGTCCGGCGGCCAGCAGCAGCGGGTAGCCATTGCCCGGGCGCTCGTGAACGATCCGAAGATCCTGCTCTGCGACGAGCCGACCGGGAACCTCGACAAAAAGACCGGGCTCCAGATCATGGATATCCTCTGTACCCTCCATAACGAGGGAAGGACCGTGATCCTTGTTACCCACGACCCGAAGATTGCGGAATACGCTTCACGGATCATCCGTCTCGATGACGGGCAGATCGTGGAGGAATCATGAAGTTCGGCGATATCTTCTTCGAGCTCTCGCTGCGGAGCGTGCGGCTGAACTTTACCCGGTCCATGCTTGCCGCCATCGGGATCGTGATCGGCGTTGTCGCGATCTCGTCCATGGGAATGCTCGGCACCAACATGCAGCTCGAAGTAAAAGAGCAGCTCTCGTCCAGCGCCAATACGATCGTCCTTTCCCCGGATTCGGTCCGGATGGGCGCACCCGGGACGGCACCGTCATCATCGGCAAACTCCGCCATCACAAAGACGCAGCTGACCAAGATCACGACCGTTACCGGCCAGAACGGCACGGTTGTCCCGATCTATTCGACGTCCTCGCAGTTCACCATCAATTCCCTCCCGGGAAGGGGTATGGTCTATGGCCTGGATACGAGCGACATCCCGGCGTTTTTGACGTTAAACGACACCTATGGGAAAGGAACAACCAACCTCGGCGTGAACGAGGTGCTCGTAGGATCCTCAATCGCCTCGAATTTCGGGGTCACGGTCGGGGACCGGATCAAGATCGGGTCGGTCTCCTCCTCTGCCCGGCCCGAGCTCCGGATCGCCGGCGTCCTCAATGCCCGGGGAACGGTAGCCGATGGCGTATCCACCGATAACGCGATTGTGGTCAACAGCAAGTGGTACACCAGCCAGTACGGCGGGAAGGACGAGTACAACCAGGTCAATATCATTGTAAAAGATACCGACAATATTCCCGATATCGAAGCCGCGGTCGATGAAAAGATCAACACGAACCCAAAGAAGCCGGCCATCCGGATCCGGGATGCCTCGACCCTGCTTGCCACAACCACCTCGACGTTGAGTACGGTGACCACGTTTATTATGGCAATCGGCGGGATCTCTCTTGTGGTCGCAGCCGTGAGCATCTTCAACGTGATGATGATGTCGGTAAACGAGCGGATCCAGGAGATCGGGATTTTGCTCTCCATCGGGACGGAACGCGGCGAAGTCCGCCGGATGTTTTTGTACGAAGCCTTCATCCTCGGGCTGCTCGGTGCCACCATCGGGGGGATATGCAGCCTGCTCATCGGGTACTCCGTGGTGGATTCGATGATCGGGACAACGCAGTATTTCTTTATGTTCGACAGTATCGTGTACGTCCCGCTGGGGATGGCAATCGGGATCGTGGTCTGCATTATATCCGGGGTGTACCCGGCATGGAAGGCCTCCAACATGGACCCGATCGATGCCCTGCGGAGCGAGTGAGCGAAAAAAAACGTAATTTTTTTAATTTTCCGCGAGGACTTATCGCAAACGCTCCCCCTCCTTCTGATGCAGGTCTGGCAAAACGGGAACCCCTGCGTTTTTTAATAAAGACCGGCATGACCGGTAAAAAACAATTGCTCTGGAGAATTCATTTCCCCTGCACGGCCCTGCCACGGGGCGAGCCCCGACGAGGCGGCGAGCGCCCGTGGATCCCTCGCTATAAAGATCCGGATGATCCGTCACGTCAATAGAACTGCACAATTTTCCGTGGCATGGCATCCGGTGGTCTGTCGGGAAAAACAAAATAGAAAAAGTGTTTTTAAAAGACCAGCGCCGGCAGTGCAAAGGCAACGATGCCGAACAGGGCTGCCGTACCGCAGAGCCCGGAGATCATTGCATAGTCCCCGCCGGAGAACGTCCGCTCCCGGATCCGGGTCCGGACGCCCGTGCGGTAGCCCCGCATGTCGATAGTGAGGCCGAGCACGTTCGAGCGCAAAAGAGCGTTCGAGACGAGCGGGATCACGATGGGCGCAACGCTCTTTACTTTCCCGATCATGCCGGTCCCCGGGTTGTAGCCCCGGGCGAGCTGGGCCTCGTGGATCCGCTGCCCCTCGATCTGGAGAGTCGGGATGAACCGGAGCGCGATGATGAACATGAGGATGTAATCGATGGGCATGCGGAGTTTCTCCATTGCATGCACCAGGTCGCGGGGCTGGGTGGAGATCAAAAAGAGCTGGAATGCAAAGATCAGGACCATGAACCGGAGCGCGAGGACCAGGCCAACGCTGATGGCGCCGGTCGTGATGGGGATTGCCCCGCCGATCACCGGCACTGACTGCGGGATAAGGTACCCGATTGTGTCGCCGCCCGGCATCGTGAGCACCGTGATTACCACAAAGACAACGCTCATTACGAGCACGAGCTTGAGCTGCTGGATCACTTCGCGGTGGAGGTGGCCGATGAAGGCAAGGACGAGCATTGCCACGACCATCAAAAGAAGGACCGGGATGCTCGTGACAAGGATACAGATGATGCTTGCGACAATGATGAAGAGGATCTTCGAGAACGGGTGGAGCCGGTGGAAGAA
Protein-coding sequences here:
- the hypD gene encoding hydrogenase formation protein HypD, producing MATGKEIAETLRGLVDRNMTFMHICGTHEAAIARTGLRSILPPQLKIVMGPGCPVCITPQGEIDAALDLVDKDCIIATYGDLLRVPGSKGSLESCGGDVRIVQGVHKAVEIAEKTDKEVVFISVGFETTAPTVAATILSRPPKNFSILSCHRLVPPAMKWMLEQGEAKLDGFVLPGHVCAIMGYEEYEQFAVPQVVAGFEADDILLGLLMLAEQLREGKARVDNAYPRVVTREGNVKAKKIMYEVFEPSDVEWRGFPVIPKSGLKLKPEFEQYDAQKKFDLVYKKVSKHSACICDKVLRGIAEPSDCKLFGKVCTPRTPVGPCMVSHEGACKIWHMYQVKKL
- a CDS encoding ABC transporter ATP-binding protein codes for the protein MTETPLIRLAGVTKTYHLESGDFTALRDVSLDIPENDFVAIMGPSGSGKSTMMNQLGLLDVPTTGKLCISGRDVSFMSNLERTHMRRDLIGYIFQKFYLIPLLSAYENVEYPLILRYKQRDTSGKAAELLARVGIDAEMSLHRPSQLSGGQQQRVAIARALVNDPKILLCDEPTGNLDKKTGLQIMDILCTLHNEGRTVILVTHDPKIAEYASRIIRLDDGQIVEES
- a CDS encoding ABC transporter permease, with amino-acid sequence MKFGDIFFELSLRSVRLNFTRSMLAAIGIVIGVVAISSMGMLGTNMQLEVKEQLSSSANTIVLSPDSVRMGAPGTAPSSSANSAITKTQLTKITTVTGQNGTVVPIYSTSSQFTINSLPGRGMVYGLDTSDIPAFLTLNDTYGKGTTNLGVNEVLVGSSIASNFGVTVGDRIKIGSVSSSARPELRIAGVLNARGTVADGVSTDNAIVVNSKWYTSQYGGKDEYNQVNIIVKDTDNIPDIEAAVDEKINTNPKKPAIRIRDASTLLATTTSTLSTVTTFIMAIGGISLVVAAVSIFNVMMMSVNERIQEIGILLSIGTERGEVRRMFLYEAFILGLLGATIGGICSLLIGYSVVDSMIGTTQYFFMFDSIVYVPLGMAIGIVVCIISGVYPAWKASNMDPIDALRSE
- a CDS encoding energy-coupling factor transporter transmembrane component T family protein, producing the protein MAEILQYVHKDGFFHRLHPFSKILFIIVASIICILVTSIPVLLLMVVAMLVLAFIGHLHREVIQQLKLVLVMSVVFVVITVLTMPGGDTIGYLIPQSVPVIGGAIPITTGAISVGLVLALRFMVLIFAFQLFLISTQPRDLVHAMEKLRMPIDYILMFIIALRFIPTLQIEGQRIHEAQLARGYNPGTGMIGKVKSVAPIVIPLVSNALLRSNVLGLTIDMRGYRTGVRTRIRERTFSGGDYAMISGLCGTAALFGIVAFALPALVF